The Leptospira stimsonii genome window below encodes:
- a CDS encoding DUF4747 family protein — protein MNKKVTKRQKKEKNKKVEYYALNIKYTGPEKGPYDYQALFLKVLNKAVPIEISSGIHLWFRLPQQQKFSEGTLISGRLSRFTKIEHENWLDTNQNKAIEMKLKKGIYPNHYETEYIFIPEAHRAIFKKNRGLTIKSIQKYAESLFEKIFPKENLFSISIEKSADYIADILEARSIFNLEFKITPSNLDIQEEASQFMDEELHKGNIGRIHGRMEGKGGGSINGKDSKLVNGILGAAKSNGQVSAKIEDSEGKIKRIKTEDYPRKFVVKYPESQDENLSILKHILSIFRGR, from the coding sequence ATGAACAAAAAAGTAACAAAAAGACAAAAGAAAGAAAAGAATAAGAAAGTTGAATATTATGCACTTAATATCAAATATACTGGCCCCGAAAAAGGTCCTTATGATTATCAGGCCTTGTTTTTAAAGGTGCTTAATAAAGCGGTGCCAATCGAAATTTCGAGTGGAATTCATCTATGGTTCCGTCTTCCGCAGCAGCAAAAGTTTAGCGAAGGAACCCTCATTTCAGGAAGGCTTTCAAGATTCACGAAAATTGAGCATGAAAACTGGTTAGATACAAATCAAAATAAAGCAATAGAGATGAAATTGAAGAAAGGTATATATCCTAACCACTACGAAACAGAATACATTTTCATACCAGAAGCACATAGGGCAATTTTCAAGAAAAATAGAGGTCTCACGATAAAATCGATTCAAAAGTATGCAGAATCTTTATTCGAAAAAATATTTCCGAAAGAAAATCTTTTTTCAATTAGCATTGAAAAAAGTGCAGATTATATTGCAGACATTTTGGAAGCACGGAGTATTTTCAATTTGGAATTCAAGATCACTCCGAGCAATTTGGATATTCAAGAAGAGGCTAGTCAATTTATGGACGAGGAGCTTCACAAAGGAAATATCGGTCGCATTCATGGCCGCATGGAAGGAAAAGGAGGTGGATCAATTAACGGGAAAGATAGTAAACTAGTCAATGGCATTCTGGGTGCTGCCAAAAGTAATGGACAAGTGTCTGCGAAAATAGAAGACTCGGAAGGGAAAATTAAGAGAATTAAAACTGAAGACTATCCGAGAAAATTTGTCGTAAAGTATCCAGAAAGCCAAGATGAAAATTTATCTATTCTAAAACATATATTATCGATTTTTAGAGGTAGGTGA